In Shouchella patagoniensis, the following are encoded in one genomic region:
- a CDS encoding alpha/beta-type small acid-soluble spore protein — protein MANQKSSNNLVVPGVQQAIDQMKYEIASEFGVTLGGDTTSRANGSVGGEITKRLVQMAEQQMGGKQY, from the coding sequence ATGGCTAACCAAAAAAGCTCAAACAACTTGGTCGTACCTGGCGTACAACAAGCGATTGATCAAATGAAATACGAAATTGCTTCTGAATTTGGAGTGACTCTTGGTGGGGATACCACTTCTCGTGCAAACGGATCTGTTGGTGGAGAAATTACGAAGCGTCTTGTTCAGATGGCTGAACAGCAAATGGGCGGTAAACAATACTAG
- a CDS encoding ABC transporter ATP-binding protein produces the protein MITFQQVSKEFTHGTKAVSELSFTIEQGEFFVLIGPSGCGKTTTLKMINRLIEPSSGVIKIKGTNAAEANINELRWSIGYVLQQIALFPHMTVSENIAVVPEMKKWKQTEISTRVDELLELVGMEPELYRDRLPSDLSGGQQQRVGVARALAADPDILLMDEPFSALDPLVREQLQHDIKKLQQKIKKTIVFVTHDMNEAAKLGDRIGMMENGEIIQIGTVEELQKNPASPSVSDFMNRASEGKSFELDDAVVPLQESAYVHSEIDLEQPELQFSVNPNEELSQACYQGKLISGPITIPSTSTIREAFDVLEERNLPAVPVQEKGKLIGVISYQALARLTVQ, from the coding sequence TTGATTACGTTTCAACAAGTGAGTAAAGAATTTACTCATGGTACGAAAGCGGTAAGTGAGCTTTCGTTTACGATCGAACAAGGAGAATTCTTTGTATTAATTGGTCCGAGTGGATGTGGAAAAACAACCACATTAAAAATGATTAACCGATTAATTGAGCCTTCTTCAGGGGTGATCAAAATTAAAGGGACAAACGCAGCGGAAGCAAATATTAATGAACTTAGATGGAGTATTGGCTATGTATTGCAACAAATAGCCTTGTTTCCTCACATGACCGTGTCTGAAAACATAGCAGTTGTTCCTGAAATGAAAAAATGGAAGCAAACAGAGATCTCAACAAGAGTTGATGAATTGTTAGAACTAGTTGGGATGGAACCAGAGTTGTATAGAGATCGATTGCCTTCAGACCTTTCTGGTGGCCAACAGCAACGGGTGGGCGTCGCGAGAGCTCTTGCTGCAGACCCTGACATTTTATTGATGGACGAGCCTTTTAGTGCATTAGATCCATTGGTTAGAGAACAACTACAACATGATATTAAAAAGCTTCAACAAAAAATCAAAAAAACAATCGTCTTTGTTACACATGATATGAATGAAGCTGCAAAACTTGGTGATCGAATTGGAATGATGGAAAACGGAGAGATCATACAAATCGGTACCGTAGAAGAACTACAAAAAAATCCTGCTTCACCTTCTGTTTCAGACTTTATGAATCGAGCGTCTGAAGGAAAATCATTTGAATTGGATGATGCTGTGGTTCCGTTGCAGGAGAGTGCTTATGTGCATAGTGAAATTGATTTGGAGCAACCCGAACTACAATTTAGTGTGAATCCAAACGAAGAATTGTCTCAAGCTTGCTACCAAGGAAAACTCATTAGTGGTCCAATCACAATTCCATCTACTAGTACAATCCGTGAAGCGTTTGATGTATTAGAAGAGCGGAACTTGCCCGCTGTTCCAGTTCAAGAAAAAGGGAAGTTGATTGGGGTTATTTCTTATCAAGCACTCGCAAGATTGACTGTTCAGTAA
- a CDS encoding threonine/serine exporter family protein, with protein MDQDRIIETCLLAGKIMLQSGAETTRVEDTMERLITKAAGLPRSQQNYTYVTVNGIFAKMDSGQTSFVRIDHRDHNLDKVSKVNQISRSYAEGKMNWQEVTLALEALEKEEMSIPLYLKLLCTSALSGSIMLILGGAFIDLPAAMLAGLVSYIVYLLLWNFVQVPFLSEYIGTFAGGLVGFALSLLIGENLHLIMIGAVVPLVPGIAITNAIRDLLAKHYISGSIRALEGILIAASLGAGITTVYYLFII; from the coding sequence ATGGATCAAGATCGTATTATAGAAACGTGTTTACTCGCTGGAAAAATCATGCTACAAAGTGGAGCAGAGACAACACGAGTAGAAGATACAATGGAGCGACTCATTACAAAAGCGGCCGGTCTACCTCGTTCCCAACAAAACTATACATATGTGACCGTAAATGGCATTTTTGCCAAAATGGATTCTGGCCAAACCAGTTTTGTTCGAATTGACCATCGTGATCATAATTTAGACAAAGTCTCAAAAGTTAACCAAATCTCTCGTTCTTACGCCGAAGGAAAAATGAATTGGCAAGAAGTAACTCTTGCTTTAGAAGCATTAGAAAAAGAAGAAATGTCGATTCCTCTATATTTAAAACTTTTGTGCACATCTGCATTGAGTGGGAGTATCATGCTCATTTTAGGGGGCGCATTCATTGACCTTCCAGCCGCAATGCTCGCTGGGCTAGTTTCTTATATTGTCTACTTATTATTATGGAATTTTGTTCAAGTTCCTTTTTTAAGTGAATATATCGGTACATTTGCAGGAGGCTTAGTTGGCTTTGCGCTCTCATTACTAATTGGAGAGAATTTGCATTTAATTATGATTGGCGCAGTGGTACCTCTTGTTCCTGGTATTGCCATCACAAATGCGATTCGTGACTTACTTGCAAAGCATTACATTTCAGGAAGCATCCGTGCCCTTGAAGGAATTCTAATTGCCGCCTCACTTGGCGCGGGTATAACAACTGTCTATTATCTTTTCATTATATAG
- a CDS encoding iron-sulfur cluster biosynthesis family protein — protein MITERAANFYKKEMDLNSGDILRLYVRVGGIGSGGFSIGIMHEQEWRGSFSVEQSGILFAVTEDDFWYVDGMTIDYDQDMDMVVYHQPKFDDLHHPLQT, from the coding sequence ATGATTACTGAAAGAGCAGCAAATTTTTATAAAAAAGAAATGGATTTAAATAGTGGGGATATTCTCCGACTCTATGTTCGTGTTGGTGGAATTGGTTCTGGTGGATTCTCAATTGGAATTATGCACGAGCAAGAGTGGCGAGGGTCTTTTTCTGTGGAACAAAGCGGTATCCTATTCGCTGTGACAGAAGATGATTTTTGGTATGTAGATGGAATGACAATTGATTATGATCAAGATATGGATATGGTAGTTTATCATCAACCGAAATTCGATGACCTTCATCATCCATTGCAAACATAA
- the fadH gene encoding 2,4-dienoyl-CoA reductase has product MEKQVIVITGGSNGMGKAMAKRFADDGAYVVICARNADKLAETKNEIETFPGQVSTFQLDVRNRNDIEKMVEEVYHSIGSITGLINNAAGNFLCPAEELSENGWNSVVDIVLNGTWHMTQVIGKRWISEDAKGTIINIVATYAWTGGPGVVHSASAKAGVLAMTKTLAVEWGSQYGIRVNAIAPGPIEETGGVDKLIQSEKAHKMALASVPLHRFGKGQEIAGLAAYLFSKEGSYINGTCITMDGGQSIGQSGFQTGAAAFL; this is encoded by the coding sequence ATGGAAAAACAAGTAATTGTCATTACAGGCGGAAGCAATGGCATGGGTAAAGCGATGGCGAAACGCTTTGCTGACGATGGTGCTTATGTTGTTATTTGTGCGAGAAATGCAGATAAGTTAGCTGAAACAAAAAATGAAATTGAGACATTTCCAGGCCAGGTGTCAACTTTTCAATTAGACGTGCGAAATAGAAATGATATTGAGAAGATGGTTGAAGAAGTTTATCATTCAATCGGGTCGATCACAGGCTTAATTAACAATGCAGCTGGCAATTTTCTATGCCCAGCAGAGGAATTAAGTGAAAATGGCTGGAATTCAGTTGTAGACATTGTTTTAAACGGTACATGGCATATGACACAAGTAATCGGAAAGCGCTGGATTAGCGAAGACGCCAAAGGAACGATTATTAACATTGTGGCTACATATGCATGGACTGGAGGTCCAGGAGTCGTTCACTCTGCTAGCGCAAAAGCCGGCGTTCTTGCGATGACAAAAACGCTTGCTGTAGAATGGGGCAGCCAATACGGTATACGAGTGAATGCAATTGCGCCTGGTCCGATTGAAGAGACTGGTGGGGTTGACAAGCTCATTCAAAGTGAAAAAGCACATAAGATGGCTTTAGCAAGTGTCCCGTTGCATCGTTTTGGGAAAGGACAAGAAATCGCGGGTCTTGCAGCTTATCTTTTTTCCAAAGAAGGCTCCTATATTAATGGAACATGTATTACAATGGACGGCGGTCAATCGATAGGACAGTCTGGTTTTCAAACTGGAGCAGCTGCCTTTCTATAA
- a CDS encoding carboxypeptidase M32, translating into MKNVETEFMELVKKMNHYSQALSLMAWDSRTGAPKKSIGQRSEVMGTLSSEVFAMSTSTEMKRLLEELQLKSNLSEIVAKSVEVTQKFYDRNTKIPADEYKAYVMLQAEAESVWEEAKEKGDFSLFQPYLEKLVTFNRKFIDYLGYEGHPYNTLLDDYEPGVYTETLDVVFNDLKEKLIPLVKKVTASKKKPDTTSLFIHFPKKAQEELSSSILETMGYDFERGRLNETVHPFAIGINPNDVRVTTKYDESDFRVALLGTVHEGGHALYEQNIDAKLMGTPLASGTSMGIHESQSLFWEKFVGQALPFWETSYPVLKQYSSGQFDDVSLETFYFALNEAKPSLIRIEADELTYCLHIILRYELEKGLFDGSIEVKDLPTLWNKKMEEYFGIQPGHDGEGVLQDVHWSAGLFGYFPSYALGLIYAAQLKEAILKDLPNFDELIRTNQLHVIREWLTEHVHQFGKLKKPKEILHDITGAGIDAQPLFNYLTEKYSRLYEL; encoded by the coding sequence ATGAAAAATGTCGAAACAGAATTTATGGAGTTAGTAAAAAAGATGAATCATTATTCTCAAGCACTATCATTAATGGCGTGGGACTCTCGCACAGGCGCTCCTAAGAAATCAATTGGTCAACGCTCGGAGGTCATGGGCACTCTTTCAAGTGAAGTGTTTGCGATGTCAACTTCAACTGAAATGAAACGTTTATTAGAAGAGCTGCAATTAAAATCAAATCTCTCTGAAATCGTTGCCAAATCAGTAGAAGTAACTCAAAAATTTTATGATCGTAATACGAAGATTCCAGCAGATGAATATAAAGCATATGTAATGTTGCAAGCAGAAGCTGAATCAGTTTGGGAAGAAGCGAAAGAAAAAGGCGATTTTTCACTGTTTCAACCATATTTAGAAAAATTAGTTACATTCAATCGGAAGTTTATTGATTACCTTGGTTATGAAGGGCACCCTTATAATACTTTACTAGATGATTACGAACCTGGTGTTTATACAGAAACATTGGATGTCGTTTTTAATGATTTGAAAGAGAAGCTAATCCCACTAGTTAAAAAGGTAACAGCTTCTAAGAAAAAGCCTGATACTACTTCTTTATTTATTCATTTTCCTAAGAAAGCACAGGAGGAATTAAGCTCCTCCATTCTTGAGACAATGGGGTACGACTTTGAGCGTGGACGCTTAAATGAAACCGTTCATCCATTTGCTATTGGAATTAACCCCAATGATGTCCGAGTCACGACAAAATATGATGAAAGTGACTTTCGTGTTGCCCTTTTAGGCACAGTTCATGAGGGAGGGCATGCTCTCTATGAACAAAATATTGATGCGAAATTAATGGGGACACCTCTTGCTTCAGGGACATCAATGGGTATTCATGAGTCTCAGTCCCTTTTTTGGGAAAAATTCGTCGGCCAAGCCCTTCCATTCTGGGAAACATCTTACCCAGTCTTAAAACAATATTCAAGTGGTCAGTTTGATGACGTTTCTTTAGAAACATTTTATTTCGCTTTAAATGAAGCAAAACCTTCACTTATTCGAATTGAAGCAGATGAATTGACGTATTGTCTGCATATTATTTTGCGATACGAGCTTGAAAAGGGATTGTTTGATGGGTCGATTGAAGTAAAAGATCTACCAACACTTTGGAACAAAAAGATGGAAGAATACTTCGGAATTCAACCAGGGCATGATGGAGAGGGAGTTCTCCAAGATGTTCATTGGTCCGCCGGTTTATTTGGCTACTTTCCATCGTATGCATTAGGTCTTATATATGCAGCACAACTTAAAGAAGCGATTCTCAAAGACTTACCTAACTTCGATGAATTGATTCGAACAAACCAGCTTCATGTTATTAGAGAATGGCTTACGGAACACGTTCATCAATTTGGTAAGCTAAAAAAACCAAAAGAAATTTTACACGATATCACTGGTGCTGGAATTGATGCTCAACCTCTTTTTAACTACTTAACCGAAAAGTATAGTCGTTTGTATGAACTATAA
- a CDS encoding DUF2564 family protein has protein sequence MNNYPKDDYGYSDLKQIELAIQAAQHMVGQATRSMDEEQIKAANDALHQAELQFKSALAHQNNIDEAFFAHSSALLDQATHQLNEAEDDLQ, from the coding sequence ATGAACAATTATCCAAAAGATGACTATGGATACAGCGACCTAAAACAAATTGAGTTAGCAATACAAGCAGCTCAACATATGGTGGGTCAAGCGACTCGTAGTATGGATGAAGAACAGATTAAAGCAGCTAATGATGCATTACATCAGGCAGAATTACAGTTCAAAAGCGCTTTAGCACACCAAAACAATATTGATGAGGCATTTTTTGCTCATTCGTCCGCTTTGCTTGATCAAGCAACACATCAATTAAATGAAGCTGAAGATGATTTACAATAA
- a CDS encoding PepSY domain-containing protein, whose protein sequence is MHPSFTAYFPKSDSGSFTLSAFPNKAQDEATMYIDQYTGAVLADYRYADYGFIGKVMATGITIHKGLEFGIANQLFDLLICIGLIWIIISGFFLWRRRKPQGHIGAPRAISVRRIRVLIITLALLVLIFPLVAISLVLVFAIDYLLIQKIERLKNYFQA, encoded by the coding sequence ATGCACCCTAGTTTCACCGCTTATTTTCCGAAAAGCGACTCGGGGTCTTTTACTCTATCTGCTTTTCCAAATAAAGCACAAGATGAAGCGACAATGTACATTGACCAATATACTGGAGCAGTGCTGGCTGATTACCGTTACGCTGATTACGGGTTTATTGGAAAAGTGATGGCTACTGGTATTACAATTCACAAAGGGTTAGAATTCGGAATTGCCAATCAACTTTTTGACCTTCTTATTTGTATTGGTTTAATATGGATTATCATCTCTGGTTTTTTCTTGTGGCGACGTCGCAAACCGCAAGGGCATATTGGTGCCCCAAGAGCAATTTCCGTTCGCCGTATTCGCGTATTAATTATTACGCTGGCCCTATTGGTGCTTATTTTCCCGCTAGTTGCCATCTCACTAGTCCTTGTGTTCGCTATTGATTATCTACTGATCCAAAAAATTGAGCGGCTGAAGAATTATTTTCAAGCTTAG
- a CDS encoding tyrosine-type recombinase/integrase, which produces MSVFAKLNQQVLKDETKQMNHFSARYKRYNEMPAFIQDYIKHIAALGYSSATIQRYLYDYVDFFSYVKRHSDENVFNSKEIDILDFSQLNEQGIEHYVSYLSLEVQNEAKTINRKLSALQSLFAYLVKNHGLSQNPVLQVTRPKMKKRDPVYLTVSEIKEITDLILSDKGLSTRQKSYHKRLHLRDYAIMMTLARTGLRISELASLRYSQFDTFRNELIVYGKGNKERVIPLPTDLVNIINNYVNSLPDHIKPAGAKPLFIGFDFKTGMYTSSLSVSALQKMIQRQFLRASKELPSFRDRALSAHKLRHSFATALVKNGIDVLTIQQLLGHSSVATTQVYAHVHQDAKRHAMNQFN; this is translated from the coding sequence ATGTCCGTATTTGCTAAATTAAATCAACAGGTATTAAAAGATGAAACGAAACAAATGAACCATTTTTCAGCCCGTTACAAGCGGTATAACGAGATGCCTGCATTTATACAAGATTACATCAAACATATTGCCGCCCTAGGCTATAGTTCAGCCACGATACAGCGGTATTTATATGACTACGTTGATTTTTTTTCATATGTAAAGAGGCATTCTGATGAAAATGTGTTTAACTCAAAAGAAATAGACATCCTTGATTTCTCTCAATTAAATGAACAAGGAATTGAACATTATGTCTCTTATCTATCGCTTGAGGTACAAAATGAAGCAAAAACAATCAACCGTAAATTATCAGCACTTCAATCATTGTTTGCTTACTTAGTAAAAAATCATGGCTTATCTCAAAATCCCGTCTTACAAGTTACGAGACCAAAAATGAAAAAACGTGATCCTGTATATTTAACGGTTAGCGAGATTAAAGAGATTACTGATTTGATCTTATCTGATAAAGGCCTCTCCACTCGCCAAAAAAGTTATCACAAACGTCTTCATTTACGAGATTACGCGATTATGATGACTCTCGCTCGAACAGGTCTGCGGATTTCCGAATTAGCAAGCCTTCGCTATTCTCAATTTGATACATTTCGTAATGAACTAATTGTCTACGGAAAAGGAAATAAAGAACGGGTCATCCCATTACCGACTGATTTAGTTAACATAATAAATAATTATGTTAACTCACTGCCCGATCATATAAAACCTGCAGGTGCAAAACCATTATTTATTGGCTTTGATTTCAAAACTGGTATGTATACATCTTCTCTATCAGTCAGCGCACTTCAAAAAATGATTCAACGACAGTTTCTACGCGCCTCAAAAGAACTACCTTCTTTTCGAGATCGTGCTTTATCTGCTCATAAATTGCGTCATAGCTTTGCGACAGCGCTAGTTAAGAACGGAATTGATGTATTAACCATTCAACAACTTTTGGGACATAGTTCAGTCGCGACCACACAAGTATATGCCCATGTTCATCAGGATGCGAAGCGACATGCAATGAATCAATTTAATTAA
- a CDS encoding gluconokinase, which translates to MYSIGLDIGTTSTKAVLFSKDNKQVDDYEVTYPLIKEKPDFAEQDPEVIVAACLKTIRELVKQASINKEDIRLIGISSAMHSLMVVDKNNVPLTPLITWADNRCAAFIKELKSSSKGKHFYEKTGTPIHPMSWIGKIQWLRTERPQIFKQAFKFLSIKEYLCKCLFGIYVVDQSLASGTGLYHLKDRKWDEEILKFIEIDNNQLSEIVPTTYELPSLTSQRQLDLSLTDKCRFIIGASDGVLANVGANAIKPGTIAVTIGTSGAVRTIADKPITDEHMRTFCYVLTDDSWVAGGATNNGGLALQWYLNEFAKELKNIDGGKSATEQIIQEAMTIPAGSQGLLFLPFLNGERAPYWNPDARGSFLGVSMIHKRAHFARAVMEGVIYSVYSIVKGLQESIGELEIIQASGGFARSDEWVQMLADITGKEIHLPETYHASALGAVLLAKHAIGENYLFSASKQIINKVFIPNEDNHARYEEMHNLYERVYQKLENEFAVFVEMQNK; encoded by the coding sequence ATGTATTCAATTGGACTAGATATAGGAACGACAAGTACAAAAGCCGTTCTGTTTTCTAAAGATAACAAACAAGTCGATGATTATGAGGTGACATACCCATTAATAAAAGAGAAGCCAGATTTTGCTGAACAAGATCCCGAAGTAATTGTAGCTGCTTGTTTAAAAACAATAAGAGAATTAGTCAAGCAAGCATCTATAAACAAAGAAGATATACGTCTAATAGGGATTTCATCGGCAATGCATTCCTTAATGGTCGTTGATAAAAATAACGTTCCATTAACACCTTTAATTACGTGGGCAGATAATCGTTGTGCAGCATTTATAAAAGAACTCAAATCTTCCTCAAAAGGAAAACACTTTTATGAGAAGACAGGGACACCAATCCACCCAATGTCTTGGATTGGCAAAATTCAGTGGCTTCGAACTGAGCGTCCACAAATATTTAAACAAGCGTTTAAATTTCTATCTATAAAAGAATACTTATGTAAATGCCTATTCGGAATATATGTTGTGGATCAATCATTAGCCAGTGGAACTGGATTGTATCATTTAAAAGATCGAAAATGGGATGAAGAAATCTTAAAGTTTATTGAAATCGATAATAACCAATTATCAGAGATTGTTCCAACTACATACGAACTACCTTCATTAACATCTCAACGTCAACTCGATTTATCGCTTACTGATAAATGCCGTTTTATTATAGGCGCAAGCGATGGTGTTTTAGCAAATGTAGGAGCAAATGCGATAAAACCAGGAACGATTGCAGTAACAATTGGGACGAGTGGTGCGGTACGAACAATTGCAGATAAACCAATTACAGACGAGCATATGCGAACATTTTGCTATGTGCTTACTGATGATAGTTGGGTTGCAGGCGGTGCAACAAATAATGGTGGACTCGCTTTGCAATGGTATTTAAATGAGTTTGCAAAGGAATTAAAGAACATTGATGGTGGTAAGAGTGCCACTGAACAAATTATACAAGAAGCGATGACGATACCTGCAGGATCACAAGGTCTATTGTTTCTGCCTTTTTTAAATGGCGAGCGAGCACCATACTGGAATCCTGATGCAAGGGGATCCTTTTTAGGCGTATCGATGATTCATAAGCGGGCTCATTTCGCTAGAGCAGTTATGGAAGGTGTAATATACAGTGTTTATTCAATCGTTAAAGGGTTGCAAGAATCAATAGGTGAGCTAGAAATTATTCAAGCTTCAGGAGGATTTGCACGTTCTGACGAATGGGTACAGATGCTTGCAGATATAACTGGAAAAGAGATTCATTTACCTGAAACATACCACGCAAGTGCATTAGGGGCCGTTTTACTTGCTAAACACGCAATAGGTGAGAATTATTTATTTTCTGCTTCAAAACAGATTATCAATAAAGTGTTTATACCAAATGAGGATAACCATGCCCGATACGAAGAAATGCACAATCTTTATGAACGAGTCTATCAGAAATTAGAAAATGAGTTTGCGGTATTTGTAGAGATGCAAAATAAGTAG
- a CDS encoding MarC family protein, translating into MFSFFIHAFVSIFTILNPIANIPLYLGFSKNQDVKEMKQIALKAIMIALGILTTFLLLGQFLFSLFHISITSLRVIGGIIIFGIGYHLIRSKNIKSPYLHPKEQRKKRDAPYMSIWAPTGPATVETVKRLTLSQRNRWVHLSNICITFIAFCFVITITAGGLFLAKWLQGQSASTGLFVFTKLAGFLLTVIALEMLLTGLTDILPVIERKTA; encoded by the coding sequence ATGTTTTCGTTTTTTATCCACGCCTTTGTGTCTATCTTTACAATCTTGAACCCAATTGCAAACATCCCGCTGTATTTAGGGTTTTCTAAGAATCAAGATGTAAAAGAAATGAAGCAAATTGCACTTAAAGCTATTATGATAGCTCTGGGTATATTGACGACTTTTCTGCTGCTCGGTCAATTTTTATTTTCGCTGTTTCACATCTCGATAACTAGTTTACGTGTAATCGGAGGCATTATTATATTCGGAATTGGTTACCACCTCATTCGCTCAAAGAATATAAAGAGCCCCTATTTGCATCCAAAGGAACAAAGAAAGAAAAGGGATGCTCCTTACATGTCAATATGGGCTCCTACTGGCCCTGCTACAGTAGAAACAGTGAAACGTTTAACATTAAGTCAACGCAATCGCTGGGTACATTTGAGCAATATCTGTATCACTTTTATTGCATTTTGTTTTGTAATTACAATTACAGCTGGTGGGTTATTTCTAGCTAAATGGTTACAAGGTCAATCAGCTAGTACAGGGCTGTTCGTTTTTACGAAACTTGCAGGCTTTTTATTAACTGTCATTGCACTTGAAATGCTTTTAACTGGTTTGACAGATATACTCCCTGTTATTGAACGAAAAACGGCATGA
- a CDS encoding threonine/serine exporter family protein has protein sequence MLSFLLTHTIFSFMASVSFAVICNVPKRSILTGGFVGMIGWLGFILLQENEIGIFRSSLVCSLLLAFVGFIAARIQKVPFTVYYIPGIVPVVPGITFYEAFYQLLIREYRESAFVLLDVAYSAVGLASGLIIADVIYRYTTKPFIKPKKNEPA, from the coding sequence ATGCTGTCATTTTTGCTCACTCATACTATTTTTAGTTTTATGGCTTCAGTTTCATTTGCCGTAATCTGTAATGTGCCAAAAAGATCCATTCTTACTGGAGGGTTTGTAGGAATGATTGGCTGGCTCGGCTTTATTTTACTCCAAGAAAACGAAATAGGCATTTTTAGATCAAGCCTTGTGTGCTCTTTATTGCTTGCTTTTGTAGGTTTTATAGCTGCCCGTATTCAAAAAGTGCCTTTTACAGTCTATTACATTCCTGGCATTGTACCAGTAGTTCCCGGCATTACGTTTTATGAAGCTTTTTATCAATTGCTTATAAGGGAATACCGTGAATCTGCTTTTGTTTTGCTTGATGTTGCCTATAGTGCGGTTGGGTTAGCTAGTGGCCTTATTATTGCAGATGTCATTTATCGATACACAACAAAACCCTTTATTAAACCTAAAAAAAACGAGCCGGCTTAA
- a CDS encoding PepSY-associated TM helix domain-containing protein: MTKRSESASHNVYRTIWRWHFYAGLIIAPVLLILAITGGIYLFKGNIEAVIYSDYYEVEPNTTETVFSPSELIESAITAYDHVDSVISYSPNEVATKSVEVGVIFQDGSSGTIFMDPYSGEELGLLLDNERVIDRLIELHSELMAGTFGDRLVELAASWTIILMISGVYLWWP, encoded by the coding sequence TTGACTAAAAGGTCTGAGTCAGCAAGTCATAACGTTTATCGAACAATTTGGCGATGGCATTTTTATGCCGGGTTAATCATTGCTCCAGTTTTATTAATTCTAGCTATAACTGGTGGAATCTACTTGTTTAAAGGAAATATTGAAGCGGTTATTTACAGTGATTATTATGAAGTTGAACCCAACACTACTGAAACCGTATTCTCTCCAAGTGAGCTGATTGAGAGTGCTATAACCGCTTACGATCATGTTGATTCAGTCATTTCTTATAGCCCGAATGAAGTTGCTACTAAGTCGGTTGAAGTGGGCGTGATTTTTCAAGACGGTTCTTCTGGAACCATCTTTATGGATCCTTATTCAGGTGAGGAATTAGGTCTACTTCTCGACAACGAGCGGGTTATCGATCGTTTAATTGAGCTACATAGCGAACTCATGGCAGGTACATTCGGTGATCGACTCGTGGAACTAGCCGCATCTTGGACCATTATCTTAATGATAAGCGGTGTATATCTTTGGTGGCCTTGA